From the Anoplopoma fimbria isolate UVic2021 breed Golden Eagle Sablefish chromosome 14, Afim_UVic_2022, whole genome shotgun sequence genome, one window contains:
- the ppp2r2ab gene encoding serine/threonine-protein phosphatase 2A 55 kDa regulatory subunit B alpha isoform — MAGPGGDMQWCFSQVKGAIDDDVAEADIISTVEFNHTGELLATGDKGGRVVIFQQEIENKNQPQFRSEYNVYSTFQSHEPEFDYLKSLEIEEKINKIRWLPQKNAAQFLLSTNDKTIKLWKISERDKRPEGYNLKEEDGRYKDPNTITGLRVPVLIPMDLMVEASPRRVFANAHTYHINSISVNSDDETYLSADDLRINLWHLEITDRSFNIVDIKPANMEELTEVITAAEFHPLHCNTFVYSSSKGTIRLCDMRASALCDKHSKLFEEPEDPSNRSFFSEIISSISDVKFSHNGRYMMTRDYLSVKIWDLNMENRPVETYQVHEYLRSKLCSLYENDCIFDKFECCWNGNDSVVMTGSYNNFFRMFDRGQRRDVTLEASRENSKPMQVLKPRKVCAGGKRKKDEISVDSLDFNKKILHTAWHPQDNIIAVATTNNLYIFQDKVN; from the exons ATGGCAG GACCTGGAGGTGACATGCAGTGGTGCTTCTCTCAGGTGAAAGGAGCCATCGATGATGACGTAGCTGAAG cggACATCATATCCACAGTCGAGTTTAACCACACAGGAGAGCTGCTAGCCACAGGAGACAAGGGTGGCCGTGTAGTCATATTCCAGCAGGAAATAGAG AATAAGAATCAGCCTCAGTTCCGGAGCGAATACAACGTTTACAGCACTTTCCAGAGCCATGAGCCTGAGTTTGATTACTTGAAGAGTTTGGAAATAGAAGAGAAGATCAACAAGATTCGTTGGCTTCCTCAGAAGAATGCTGCTCAGTTCCTGTTGTCAACTAACG ATAAGACAATCAAGCTGTGGAAAATCAGTGAACGAGACAAGAGACCAGAGGGCTATAATCTCAAGGAGGAGGATGGACGCTACAAAGACCCCAACACCATCACAGGACTGCGG GTACCAGTTTTAATACCCATGGACCTCATGGTGGAGGCCAGTCCACGGAGGGTGTTCGCCAACGCTCACACCTACCATATCAACTCAATCTCCGTCAACAGTGACGATGAGACCTACCTGTCTGCAGACGACCTCCGCATCAACCTCTGGCACCTGGAGATCACCGACCGCAGCTTCA ACATTGTTGACATTAAACCAGCCAACATGGAAGAGCTGACGGAGGtgatcacagcagcagagttcCACCCTCTTCACTGCAACACCTTCgtctacagcagcagcaaaggaACCATCCGCCTGTGTGACATGAGGGCGTCGGCGCTGTGCGACAAGCACTCCAAAT TATTTGAGGAGCCTGAAGATCCCAGCAATCGTTCCTTCTTCTCTGAGATCATATCCTCAATCTCAGATGTGAAGTTCAGCCACAACGGACGCTATATGATGACCAGAGACTACTTGTCCGTTAAAATTTGGGATCTGAACATGGAGAACAGGCCGGTGGAGACCTATCAG GTCCATGAGTACCTGAGGAGCAAGCTGTGCTCGCTGTATGAGAATGACTGCATCTTTGACAAGTTTGAATGCTGCTGGAATGGAAATGACAG TGTGGTGATGACCGGCTCGTACAACAACTTCTTCCGGATGTTCGACCGCGGCCAGCGGCGGGACGTAACCTTGGAGGCCTCCCGAGAAAACAGCAAGCCCATGCAGGTCCTGAAGCCTCGCAAAGTGTGCGCGGGCGGCAAGCGCAAGAAGGACGAAATCAGCGTGGACAGTTTGGACTTCAACAAGAAGATCCTTCACACTGCCTGGCATCCCCAGGACAACATCATCGCCGTGGCGACGACCAACAACCTCTACATATTCCAGGATAAGGTGAACTAG
- the bnip3lb gene encoding BCL2 interacting protein 3 like b — MSAAVTSTDSHGSWVELEMNRGTAGSAQSASTAPGLLPLPQVEEEEAMVGGLEHVPSSSSIHNGDMEKILLDAQHESSRSNSSCDSPPAAPSPQDDGQIIFDVDVSGRRDSQSEEDVLDKERDMDILMKDADWVADWSSRPENIPPKEFHFRHPRRSVTLSMRKTGAMKKGGIFSADFLKVFIPSLLLSHILALGLGVYIGKRLTTPPASSF; from the exons ATGTCCGCCGCCGTGACTTCCACAGACAGCCACG GGTCCTGGGTGGAGTTGGAGATGAACAGAGGCACAGCTGGATCGGCCCAGTCGGCCTCCACGGCCCCGGGCCTGCTGCCCCTCCCtcaggtggaggaagaggaggccatgGTGGGGGGGCTGGAGCATGTCCCATCCTCGTCCTCGATCCACAACGGAGACATGGAGAAGATCCTGCTGGACGCCCAGCACGAGTCAAGCCGCAGCAACTCCTCCTGCGACAG CC CCCCCGCGGCCCCCAGCCCCCAGGATGACGGGCAGATCATCTTTGACGTGGACGTTAGCGGGAGAAGAGACAGCCAA TCAGAAGAGGACGTCTTGGACAAGGAGAGGGACATGGACATCCTGATGAAGGACGCAGACTGGGTTGCCGACTGGTCTAGTCGACCGGAAAACATTCCCCCCAA GGAGTTTCATTTCCGTCACCCTCGGCGCTCAGTAACACTAAGCATGAGGAAGACCGGGGCCATGAAGAAAGGAGGAATCTTCTCCGCCGACTTCCTCAAAGTCTTCATCCCCTCGCTGCTGCTATCACACATCCTCGCTCTGGGGCTGGG GGTGTACATCGGAAAGAGGCTGACCACGCCTCCCGCCAGCTCGTTCTGA